In Nocardia asteroides, a single genomic region encodes these proteins:
- the pruA gene encoding L-glutamate gamma-semialdehyde dehydrogenase, producing the protein MDAVTVVPTPDNEPIHTYAPGTPERERLRAKLTKISEQQLEIPLVIGGKHRPGTGTRHEIVTPHRHSHVLGTYTDTTHEEARSAIDAATAAAPAWRALPFDERAAVLLRAADLLSGPWRETVAAATMLGQSKSAQQAEIDAPCELVDFWRYNVAFARDILAQQPESSAGTWNRMDYRPLEGFVYAITPFNFTAIAGNLPTAPALMGNTVVWKPSPTQTVAAFHTMKLLEEAGLPPGVINLVTGDGQALSEVALTDPNLAGIHFTGSTKTFKYLWQQVGANLDRYRGYPRLVGETGGKDFVVAHPSADPASLATALVRGAFEYQGQKCSAASRAYIPRSLWTAMGDEFLHTTGELSYGDVAELTHFGGALIDRRAFDKNVAALNRAREAGIEIPVGGTADDSEGYFVQPTVLLVDDPRDEAFGTEYFGPILAVHVYDDNAWPAVLDEVDSAAPYALTGAVFARDRQAITEASTRLRYAAGNFYVNDKPTGAVVGQQPFGGARASGTDDKAGSPLNLLRWVAPRTIKETFVPPTDHRYPHMGTP; encoded by the coding sequence ATGGATGCTGTCACGGTTGTCCCCACCCCGGACAACGAGCCGATCCACACCTACGCCCCGGGCACCCCGGAACGCGAGCGCCTGCGTGCGAAACTCACCAAAATATCCGAGCAACAGCTGGAAATTCCGCTGGTCATCGGCGGCAAACATCGCCCGGGCACCGGTACCAGGCACGAGATCGTCACTCCGCACCGGCACAGCCACGTGCTCGGCACCTACACCGACACCACGCACGAGGAAGCCCGCTCGGCCATCGACGCCGCCACAGCCGCGGCCCCGGCCTGGCGCGCCCTCCCGTTCGATGAACGCGCCGCCGTGCTGCTGCGCGCCGCCGACCTCCTGTCCGGCCCGTGGCGGGAAACCGTGGCCGCCGCGACCATGCTCGGCCAGTCGAAATCCGCGCAGCAGGCGGAGATCGATGCCCCGTGCGAGCTGGTCGACTTCTGGCGCTACAACGTCGCCTTCGCTCGCGACATCCTCGCCCAGCAGCCGGAGTCGAGCGCGGGCACTTGGAATCGCATGGACTACCGCCCGCTGGAGGGGTTCGTCTACGCCATCACCCCGTTCAACTTCACCGCCATCGCGGGCAACCTGCCCACCGCGCCGGCGCTCATGGGCAACACGGTGGTGTGGAAGCCGTCGCCGACGCAGACCGTCGCCGCGTTCCACACGATGAAGCTGCTGGAGGAGGCGGGGCTGCCGCCGGGGGTGATCAATCTGGTCACCGGGGACGGGCAGGCTCTGTCCGAAGTCGCGCTCACCGATCCGAACCTGGCGGGGATCCACTTCACCGGCTCGACGAAGACCTTCAAGTACCTGTGGCAGCAGGTCGGCGCGAACCTGGACCGGTATCGCGGGTATCCGCGGCTGGTCGGCGAGACCGGGGGGAAGGACTTCGTGGTCGCGCACCCCTCCGCCGACCCGGCCTCGCTCGCCACCGCGCTCGTCCGCGGCGCCTTCGAGTACCAGGGTCAGAAGTGCTCGGCTGCCTCCCGCGCCTATATCCCGCGATCGCTCTGGACCGCCATGGGCGACGAATTCCTCCACACCACAGGTGAATTGAGTTACGGAGACGTGGCCGAGCTGACCCACTTCGGCGGGGCGCTGATCGACCGCAGGGCCTTCGACAAGAACGTGGCCGCGCTGAACCGGGCACGGGAAGCGGGGATCGAGATCCCGGTGGGCGGTACCGCGGACGACAGCGAGGGGTACTTCGTGCAGCCGACCGTCCTGCTGGTCGACGACCCGCGCGACGAGGCGTTCGGCACCGAGTACTTCGGCCCGATCCTCGCGGTGCACGTCTACGACGACAACGCCTGGCCCGCCGTGCTGGACGAGGTCGACAGCGCCGCGCCGTACGCGCTGACCGGCGCCGTCTTCGCCCGCGATCGGCAGGCGATCACCGAGGCGAGCACCCGACTGCGATACGCGGCGGGGAACTTCTACGTCAACGACAAGCCGACCGGCGCGGTGGTCGGGCAGCAGCCCTTCGGCGGGGCGCGGGCCTCCGGCACCGACGACAAGGCGGGGTCGCCGCTGAACCTGCTGCGCTGGGTCGCGCCGCGGACGATCAAGGAGACGTTCGTCCCGCCCACCGACCATCGCTACCCGCACATGGGCACACCGTGA
- a CDS encoding CPBP family intramembrane glutamic endopeptidase produces the protein MKHERRRLIGFFVTAFALTWVWWIPAALIERGVLSLELPWIALMIPGGLGPLVAALIWAGRRTGGDGIRPFLRRAFRWRAAPRFYLLATVGMAALILGTVPVHLLAGASWDGAGALSGLVALPAVLVFTFVLGGGIDEEFGWRGFALPRLQALLPIWAANLLLGLLWSLWHLPLWWNPAVAQSDLNFPLYIVSTTGFCFVLGWLYNASAGNVMVVVTAHTFANLAYGLQAGAIEPVYQWVDVVVMAAAGVFAMVVTRGRLGAAESGAARMSSGLEPVDPRGLTDTPRFRR, from the coding sequence ATGAAACACGAACGTCGACGGCTCATCGGATTTTTTGTGACGGCGTTCGCGCTCACCTGGGTCTGGTGGATTCCCGCTGCCCTGATCGAACGCGGCGTCCTCTCGCTCGAGCTGCCCTGGATCGCCTTGATGATCCCGGGCGGCCTGGGCCCGCTGGTGGCGGCGCTCATCTGGGCCGGTCGGCGCACGGGCGGCGACGGCATCCGGCCGTTTCTGCGGCGGGCGTTCCGGTGGCGGGCCGCACCCCGCTTCTATCTCCTCGCCACCGTGGGGATGGCCGCGCTGATCCTGGGCACCGTACCCGTGCACCTGCTGGCCGGGGCGAGCTGGGACGGCGCGGGCGCGTTGTCGGGACTGGTCGCGCTGCCTGCCGTGCTGGTCTTCACCTTCGTGCTCGGCGGCGGCATCGACGAGGAGTTCGGCTGGCGCGGTTTCGCGCTGCCGCGGTTGCAGGCCCTGCTGCCGATTTGGGCGGCGAACCTGCTGCTGGGGCTGCTGTGGTCGCTGTGGCACCTGCCGCTGTGGTGGAATCCCGCTGTCGCGCAATCCGATCTGAACTTCCCGCTGTACATCGTGTCGACCACGGGCTTCTGCTTCGTGCTGGGCTGGCTGTACAACGCCTCGGCGGGCAACGTCATGGTTGTCGTCACCGCCCATACCTTCGCCAACCTGGCCTACGGCTTGCAGGCCGGGGCCATCGAGCCCGTGTACCAGTGGGTCGATGTCGTTGTGATGGCCGCTGCGGGGGTGTTTGCCATGGTCGTCACTCGCGGGCGGCTCGGCGCCGCGGAGAGCGGGGCGGCCCGGATGTCGTCGGGGCTCGAGCCGGTAGATCCGCGCGGCCTCACGGACACCCCGCGATTCCGGCGCTAG